From Streptomyces sp. GSL17-111, one genomic window encodes:
- a CDS encoding HAMP domain-containing protein, with product MRDGNFRKRLTVAGEGPMAEISAIFNEVADRNLHLTNELSRVRRVVGREGRLTERLAAGACEGSWLTAVDASNALVDDLVRPVSEVGRVLSAVAEGDLGQRMDLRVQGSDGAPPHALRGEFLKVARTVNGLVDQLSVFTDEVTRVASEVGTEGKLGGQAKVRGMSGSWKDLTDSVNTMASRLTAQVRDIALVTTAVAKGDLSRKVTVHVAGEMLELKNTVNTMVDQLSSFQSEVTRVAREVGTEGELGGQARVEGVGGVWQDLTDSVNLMAGNLTSQVREIARVTTAVANGDLSQKVAVNARGEVAQLADTINTMTETLRTFADEVTRAASEVGTEGILGGQAQVPGVAGTWKDLTDSVNTAFRNLTAQVRDIAQVTTAVANGDLSQKVTVDVAGEMLELKNTVNTMVDQLSSFGAEVTRVAREIGVEGSLGGQAQVPGAAGTWKDLTDSVNTAFRNLTGQVRNIAHVTTAVANGDLSQKVTVDVSGEMLELKNTVNTMVDQLSSFAEQVTRMSRDVGTEGRLGGQARVDGVSGTWKDLTDSVNSMAGNLTDQVRQIAQVTTAVARGDLSQKIQVDARGEILELKNTINTMVDQLSAFADQVTRVALEVGTEGRLGGQAQVPGVAGVWRDLTDSVNGMAGNLTSQVRNISQVATAVARGDLSQKITVDARGEILELKTTINTMVDQLSSFAEQVTRVAREVGTEGILGGQAEVKGLSGTWKDLTQSVNGMANNLTSQVRNIAEVTTAVAQGDLSKKITVDAKGEILELVTTVNTMVDQLSSFAEQVTRVAREVGTEGKLGGQAQVRDVSGIWKNLTDNVNLMANNLTGQVRNISEVATSVANGDLTKKVTVEASGEVAQLADTVNTMVTTLSSFAAEVTRVAREVGTDGILGGQARVPGVSGTWKDLTESVNSMANNLTGQVRNIAQVTTAIAKGDLTKKIDIEARGEILALKTTINTMVDQLSLFAEQVTRVAREVGTEGILGGQARVRDVAGTWKDLTESVNEMAGNLTRQVRAIAEVATAVTRGDHAVKIDVDAAGEIMELQGYLNEMIRNLRETTLANREQDWLKGNLARISGLMQGRRDLKDVAQLIMSELAPAVSAQHGAFFLAVPRGPEAEKAGVGEGDGDYELRLLGHYGYAPGTMPTTFSPGESLVGTAAAEKRTIIMENVPPGYLKITSGLGEAPAADVILMPVVFEGEVLGVVELAAFQPFTQIQKDFLSQIAEMIATSVNTISVNTKTEVLLQQSQELAEQLQERSGELESRQKALEKSNAQLEEKAEQLAQTNRAVEIKNSEIEQARQVLEERAEQLAVSMRYKSEFLANMSHELRTPLNSLLILAKLLADNGEGNLNPKQVEFAETIHSAGSDLLQLINDILDLSKVEAGKMDVSPTRIALVQLVDYVEAHFRPLTAEKNLDFSVRVSPELPPTLHTDEQRLLQVLRNLLSNAVKFTDTGAVELVIRAARKDVPVAIREQMLEQGALRDADAELIAFSVTDTGIGIAQSKMRVIFEAFKQADGTTSRKYGGTGLGLSISREIARLLGGEIDATSEPGRGSTFTLYLPLHPTELPPPRFEQPDGAPLALPGLPEPGVLAPSARPAPQPALPASPPGPADGVAPEAPVAPPQPSAAEPFGPPTGSVADGPERVQDGPPQRRPAPVDPSRFEGRKVLIVDDDVRNVFALTSVLEQNGLQVLYAENGREGIEVLEQHDDVALVLMDIMMPEMDGYATTQAIRRMPQFAGLPIIALTAKAMKGDREKSIEAGASDHVTKPVDPDHLLAVMDDWMRAG from the coding sequence ATGCGCGACGGCAATTTCCGTAAGCGGCTCACTGTCGCGGGTGAGGGACCGATGGCCGAGATCTCGGCCATTTTCAATGAGGTCGCCGATCGCAACCTGCACCTGACGAACGAGCTCAGCCGGGTGCGCCGGGTCGTCGGCCGGGAGGGCCGGCTGACCGAGCGCCTGGCGGCGGGGGCGTGTGAAGGGTCCTGGCTGACGGCCGTGGACGCCTCGAACGCGCTCGTCGACGATCTCGTGCGGCCCGTCTCCGAGGTGGGGCGGGTGCTGAGCGCTGTGGCCGAGGGCGACCTGGGCCAGCGCATGGACCTGCGGGTACAGGGCTCCGACGGTGCGCCGCCGCACGCCCTGCGCGGAGAGTTCCTGAAGGTCGCCCGGACGGTGAACGGGCTGGTGGACCAGTTGTCGGTGTTCACCGACGAGGTCACCCGGGTGGCCAGCGAGGTCGGCACCGAGGGCAAGCTGGGCGGTCAGGCCAAGGTCCGGGGCATGTCCGGCTCCTGGAAGGACCTCACCGACTCCGTCAACACGATGGCGTCCCGGCTGACGGCGCAGGTGCGGGACATCGCCCTGGTGACGACCGCCGTGGCCAAGGGCGACCTCTCGCGCAAGGTCACGGTGCACGTGGCCGGGGAGATGCTGGAGCTGAAGAACACCGTCAACACGATGGTGGACCAGCTCTCCTCCTTCCAGTCCGAGGTGACGCGCGTCGCCCGGGAGGTGGGTACGGAGGGCGAGCTGGGCGGCCAGGCCCGGGTCGAGGGCGTCGGCGGCGTCTGGCAGGACCTCACGGACTCGGTCAACCTGATGGCGGGCAATCTCACCTCCCAGGTGCGGGAGATCGCCCGGGTCACGACCGCCGTCGCCAACGGGGACCTCTCGCAGAAGGTCGCGGTGAACGCGCGCGGCGAGGTCGCGCAGCTCGCCGACACGATCAACACGATGACGGAGACGCTGCGGACGTTCGCCGACGAGGTGACGCGGGCCGCGAGCGAGGTCGGCACCGAGGGCATCCTGGGTGGTCAGGCGCAGGTGCCGGGCGTCGCGGGGACGTGGAAGGACCTGACGGACTCCGTCAACACGGCGTTCCGCAACCTCACCGCGCAGGTACGGGACATCGCGCAGGTGACGACGGCGGTGGCGAACGGTGATCTGTCGCAGAAGGTCACCGTGGACGTGGCCGGGGAGATGCTGGAGCTGAAGAACACCGTCAACACGATGGTCGACCAGCTCTCGTCCTTCGGCGCCGAGGTGACGCGCGTCGCCCGGGAGATCGGCGTCGAGGGTTCGCTCGGCGGCCAGGCGCAGGTGCCGGGCGCCGCCGGGACGTGGAAGGACCTGACGGACTCCGTCAACACGGCGTTCCGCAACCTCACCGGCCAGGTGCGCAACATCGCCCACGTGACGACGGCGGTGGCGAACGGTGATCTGTCGCAGAAGGTCACCGTGGACGTGTCCGGCGAGATGCTGGAGCTGAAGAACACCGTCAACACCATGGTCGACCAGCTCTCCTCGTTCGCGGAGCAGGTCACCCGGATGTCCCGGGACGTGGGGACGGAGGGCCGCCTCGGCGGTCAGGCCCGCGTCGACGGCGTCTCGGGCACCTGGAAGGACCTCACGGACTCCGTCAACTCGATGGCGGGGAACCTCACCGACCAGGTGCGGCAGATCGCGCAGGTCACCACCGCCGTCGCGCGGGGCGACCTGTCGCAGAAGATCCAGGTCGACGCCCGGGGCGAGATCCTGGAGCTGAAGAACACGATCAACACCATGGTCGACCAGCTGTCCGCCTTCGCGGACCAGGTCACCCGGGTGGCCCTGGAGGTGGGCACGGAGGGCCGGCTCGGCGGTCAGGCCCAGGTGCCCGGCGTCGCCGGCGTGTGGCGGGACCTGACCGACTCGGTGAACGGCATGGCCGGGAACCTCACGTCGCAGGTGCGGAACATCTCGCAGGTGGCCACGGCCGTCGCGCGCGGTGACCTGTCGCAGAAGATCACCGTCGACGCCCGGGGCGAGATCCTGGAACTGAAGACGACGATCAACACGATGGTCGACCAGCTGTCGTCCTTCGCGGAGCAGGTGACGCGGGTCGCGCGTGAGGTGGGCACCGAGGGCATCCTCGGCGGTCAGGCGGAGGTGAAGGGCCTCTCCGGTACCTGGAAGGACCTCACCCAGTCGGTGAACGGGATGGCCAACAACCTGACCTCCCAGGTCCGCAACATCGCCGAGGTCACCACCGCCGTCGCCCAGGGCGACCTGTCCAAGAAGATCACCGTGGACGCGAAGGGCGAGATCCTGGAGCTGGTCACCACGGTGAACACGATGGTGGACCAGCTGTCGTCGTTCGCGGAGCAGGTGACGCGGGTCGCGCGCGAGGTGGGCACCGAGGGCAAGCTCGGCGGTCAGGCCCAGGTGCGGGACGTCTCCGGCATCTGGAAGAACCTCACCGACAACGTGAACCTGATGGCGAACAACCTCACCGGTCAGGTGCGGAACATCTCCGAGGTGGCCACCTCGGTCGCCAACGGTGACCTGACGAAGAAGGTCACCGTCGAGGCGAGCGGCGAGGTCGCCCAGCTCGCGGACACCGTCAACACGATGGTGACCACGCTGTCGTCCTTCGCCGCCGAGGTCACCCGGGTGGCCCGAGAGGTGGGCACCGACGGCATCCTGGGCGGTCAGGCCCGCGTTCCGGGCGTCTCGGGCACCTGGAAGGACCTGACCGAGTCGGTGAACTCCATGGCGAACAACCTCACCGGCCAGGTGCGGAACATCGCCCAGGTGACGACGGCCATCGCCAAGGGCGACCTGACCAAGAAGATCGACATCGAGGCGCGCGGCGAGATCCTGGCGCTGAAGACCACGATCAACACCATGGTCGACCAGCTGTCGCTCTTCGCCGAGCAGGTGACCCGGGTGGCCCGTGAGGTGGGCACCGAGGGGATCCTCGGCGGCCAGGCCCGGGTGCGGGACGTGGCGGGCACCTGGAAGGACCTCACCGAGTCCGTGAACGAGATGGCGGGCAACCTGACCCGCCAGGTGCGCGCCATCGCCGAGGTGGCCACCGCCGTCACCCGTGGCGACCACGCGGTGAAGATCGACGTGGACGCGGCCGGCGAGATCATGGAGCTCCAGGGCTACCTCAACGAGATGATCCGCAACCTGCGCGAGACGACGCTCGCCAACCGCGAACAGGACTGGCTCAAGGGCAACCTGGCGCGCATCTCCGGCCTGATGCAGGGCCGCCGCGACCTCAAGGACGTGGCGCAGCTCATCATGAGCGAGCTGGCTCCGGCCGTCTCCGCGCAGCACGGTGCGTTCTTCCTCGCGGTGCCCAGGGGGCCGGAGGCGGAGAAGGCGGGCGTCGGCGAGGGCGACGGTGACTACGAGCTGCGGCTCCTCGGCCACTACGGCTACGCGCCGGGCACGATGCCCACGACGTTCTCACCGGGTGAGTCGCTCGTCGGGACGGCCGCCGCGGAGAAGCGCACCATCATCATGGAGAACGTGCCGCCGGGCTACCTCAAGATCACCTCGGGGCTGGGCGAGGCGCCGGCGGCCGACGTCATCCTCATGCCGGTCGTCTTCGAGGGGGAGGTGCTCGGCGTCGTCGAGCTGGCGGCGTTCCAGCCCTTCACCCAGATCCAGAAGGACTTCCTCAGCCAGATCGCCGAGATGATCGCCACGAGCGTCAACACCATCAGCGTCAACACCAAGACAGAGGTGCTGCTCCAGCAGTCCCAGGAGCTGGCCGAGCAGTTGCAGGAGCGCTCCGGGGAGCTGGAGAGCCGGCAGAAGGCGCTGGAGAAGTCCAACGCGCAGCTGGAGGAGAAGGCCGAACAGCTGGCGCAGACCAACCGCGCGGTGGAGATCAAGAACTCCGAGATCGAGCAGGCCCGGCAGGTCCTGGAGGAGCGCGCCGAGCAGCTGGCCGTCTCGATGCGGTACAAGTCCGAGTTCCTGGCGAACATGTCGCACGAACTGCGCACGCCGCTGAACTCGCTGCTGATCCTGGCCAAGCTGCTGGCCGACAACGGGGAGGGCAACCTCAACCCCAAGCAGGTGGAGTTCGCCGAGACGATCCACAGCGCCGGCTCGGACCTCCTCCAGCTGATCAACGACATCCTCGACCTGTCGAAGGTCGAGGCGGGCAAGATGGACGTCAGCCCGACGCGGATCGCGCTGGTGCAGCTCGTCGACTACGTCGAGGCGCACTTCCGCCCGCTGACGGCGGAGAAGAACCTCGACTTCTCCGTGCGCGTCTCGCCCGAGCTGCCGCCCACCCTGCACACGGACGAGCAGCGGCTCCTCCAGGTGCTGCGGAACCTGCTGTCGAACGCGGTGAAGTTCACCGACACCGGTGCCGTGGAGCTGGTCATCCGCGCCGCGCGCAAGGACGTGCCGGTCGCGATCCGCGAGCAGATGCTGGAGCAGGGCGCTCTGCGGGACGCCGACGCCGAGCTGATCGCCTTCTCGGTGACGGACACCGGCATCGGCATCGCGCAGAGCAAGATGCGGGTGATCTTCGAGGCGTTCAAGCAGGCGGACGGCACGACGAGCCGCAAGTACGGCGGGACGGGACTCGGGCTGTCGATCAGCCGCGAGATCGCCAGACTGCTCGGCGGCGAGATCGACGCCACCAGCGAGCCCGGCCGCGGGTCGACGTTCACCCTGTACCTGCCGCTCCACCCGACGGAGCTGCCGCCGCCGCGCTTCGAGCAGCCCGACGGTGCGCCGCTGGCCCTGCCCGGCCTGCCCGAGCCGGGCGTCCTCGCGCCGTCCGCACGCCCCGCGCCGCAGCCCGCGCTGCCGGCCTCTCCTCCCGGCCCGGCCGACGGCGTCGCGCCCGAGGCTCCCGTCGCGCCGCCGCAGCCGTCCGCCGCCGAGCCGTTCGGGCCGCCGACCGGGTCCGTCGCCGACGGGCCGGAGCGGGTGCAGGACGGCCCGCCGCAGCGGCGTCCGGCACCGGTGGACCCGAGCCGCTTCGAGGGCCGGAAGGTGCTGATCGTCGACGACGACGTCCGGAACGTGTTCGCGCTCACCAGCGTGCTGGAGCAGAACGGGCTGCAGGTGCTGTACGCGGAGAACGGCCGGGAGGGCATCGAGGTGCTGGAGCAGCACGACGACGTCGCCCTGGTGCTGATGGACATCATGATGCCGGAGATGGACGGCTACGCCACGACGCAGGCGATCCGCCGCATGCCGCAGTTCGCGGGGCTGCCGATCATCGCGCTCACCGCCAAGGCGATGAAGGGGGACCGCGAGAAGAGCATCGAGGCGGGGGCGTCCGACCACGTCACCAAGCCGGTCGACCCGGACCACCTGCTCGCCGTCATGGACGACTGGATGCGTGCGGGCTGA